In Desulfovibrio sp., the genomic stretch GTGACCGTGAACAACGCAAAAGTGACAGACGGGTATGATTTCCCCGCGGGAGATTTCGTTGGCGGCGAGCTTTTGCTGGTCCGCAAGGGAAAGAAAAACTACGGCGTGGTCCGGTTGGGGTAATTGTCACTATGAACTGGAAGAAGCCTCCGGCGGCCAAAGGGACGGGGTCCCTTTGGAATCCCCAATGGGTGAAGGAACGGGCGTTGGCGTATGCCGGATTCGTGAAGATCGAGCATTCGGTGTTCGCCTTGCCGTTCGCCTTTGTGGGGCTGTTTCTTGCAAAAAGAGGCTGGCCGGGGTTTGGACCGTTTCTCTTGCTAACGGTGGCCATGGTGGCTGTGCGCTCCTACGCAATGGGCGTCAACAGGCTGCTGGATTACCGCTATGACCGGGTGAACCCAAGGACTAAGGGCCGGGAGTTGGTTACCGGCGAGGTGTCCATCACCGAGGGTTGGACATTCGTGGCAACCTGCGCCGCGGTGTTCGTGCTGGCCTGCTGGGGGATGAATTCGCTGTGCTTGGCGCTCTCGCCAGTCGTGCTGGTCTGGGCGGGGTTCTACAGCCTGACCAAGCGATTCACCTGGATGTGCCACTTGGCGCTGGGTTCCGTGCTAGGATTGGCCCCGGTGGCCGGTTGGCTCTGCGTCACGCCCGAGTTCAGCTTGGCCACGGTGCTCTTCGGGCTGGGGGTGACCTGCTGGGTGGCTGGTTTCGATGTGTTCTACGCCAGCCAGGACGCCTCGTTTGACCGTTCCCAGGGTTTGTACTCCATGCCGGTCCGTTTCGGCGTGGGCGGTGCACTAAGCCTGGCCGGCATGCTCCACGGGGGCGCCGTGCTTCTGTTCGCCCTGGCTGGCTGGGCTGCCGCTCTGGGCTGGGGGTATTTCGGTTTCCTGATGCTCACCGGGGGACTGCTCGTCATCGAGCACAAGCTTATTTCGGAAAACGACCTGTCACGCATCAATGTTGCCTTCTTCACCCTCAACGGTGTGGTGGCGGCCACATTGTTCCTGGGCGTCCTGCTGGATCTCTTCTGGCTCAAATAGCAGCTGTCAGGATTCTGGAGTTTCCTGGGCAAGCACGGAGTAGTGCCTGACCTCCTGGTCCGGTGTGATCTCAAAATGTGCGTCGTCCGGATAGAGCCTGGCTCTGGTGATATCCTGTCCGGCAAAGGCGACAATGTCTTCGACGGACCGCCAGTACGTCACCAGTGTGATCTCCAGTTCCGGCCCCAGATCTCGCTCCAGTATCTGGTATCCCAGAAATCCAGGGAGAGAGCGGCATTCGCTTACGCCAGTGGCGTCCAGATGTTCAAGAAAGCCGATTCTGTGGCGTATTGGGCAGTGACAGCGCCACTCGCGAGCAATCATTGTCCTGGTCTCGAGACGTGAGAATTCCCAAAGGATAGTGGCGGACCGTCCTGAACAGCCCGAAGGGTTGCGTCATGGCGGATATAGCGAGGCAGATTGAGGGGAGCCTGCTTCACCAGTTCCCTTCGCCCTTGGTGTGTTCGAGGATGTCGTCGTAACGGTGCGTCTTGAACGTGTGGCCTCCTGGTGCCAACTCATACCGGGTAAGCACGCAGCCATCGTCGTCGAACATGTCCAGGTGGCCGTTGTCGCCTTCTTCCATGAGCGCGGCGGCCGCGTCCAGAAACTCCTCCACGTCGGTATGCCGGCCGGCATAGTCGATGTCCAGAATGTTACCGGAAACGCTTACCGCATCGGGAACAAGTGTGCCTGCCAGACGGCTCAGCACTTCGGGCCGGCTCAGGGTCACCTGGCCGTAGAGACGCATGTCAGGTTTGCCGCTCCTCAATGCGTGACTCCAGGGCCCTCGTCCACGATAAGCCGTTTGGCCACGTTCAGGTCATAGAGGAGAAGCGGGTTCGATCCACGGCCGCGCTCTTTGTACATCTCGGCAGCCATTTCGATCTCTTCATAGGGGATCCAGCCATGGCGCTCCCAAACCTCGGGGTAGTCCAGGTTGAACATGCGGAACTCGACGATGCCGAAGCTCTCGCGCACGTACATCCTGATTTTTGAATTCTGGGGCGCCGGATAGTAGTAGATACCGCGTTCGTCTTTCATGGGCGGTTCCATAAAAGCAAAAGAGGCCCGGACGCAAGCCCAGGCCCCTTGGCAAGTTGATTGGAAGCTCAGCTTTTGTTCATCTCGTCGATGAGCTTCTGGAGCTGCTGGGCCAACACAGCCAGGTCTGAGACCGCCTTTGCCGAATGGTTCATGCCGTCAGAGGTTTCCGAAGTCACGCGGCGGATATCATCCACAGCCCGGTTGATCTCCTCGCTGGCCGCGGATTGCTCTTCGGCAGCGGTGGCAATGGAACGCACCTGGTCTGATGTGTTAACGACCAGCTCGACAATGTGGGTGAGTGCCTCACCCGACTGGTTGGCCAATTCGGTGGCTTGGTCGATGGATGTGCTGGCCGCTTCCACGCTCTTGATGTTCTCTCTGGCGCCGGTCTGGATGGAGCCGATGACCTCGCCCACCTCCTTGGTGGCGTTCATGGTCTTCTCAGCCAGTTTGCGTACCTCGTCCGCAACCACCGCAAAACCTCGACCCGCCTCTCCCGCGCGTGCGGCCTCAATGGCCGCGTTCAGGGCCAACAGGTTGGTCTGGTCAGCGATGTCGGAGATCACGTCCAGGATTCTGTTGATATCGTCGGCCTGCTTGCCGAGCGCGGTCATCTGGGCCTTGAGCTGGTGGGCCTGCTCGTAGACCTGCTTGATGGCAGCCACGGACTGGGCAACGATGTCTGAGCCCTTCTGGGCTTCCCTGCGTGCGGCCTCGGCCGATTCCGCCGCGTTGGAGGAATTCTTGGCAACCTCAAGCACCGTGGCGTTCATCTCCTCCATGGAGGTCGCGGTCTCTTCAGTGCGCTGGTTTTGGATTTCAGCACCCCGGTTGACTTCCTCAACCTGGGCGGAGAGGGCCTCGGAAGCAAGCGCCACCTGGCGGGCGATTTCAGCGGAATCCCCTGCAACGTGGGACATCTTGGTGAGCAGCCCGGATACCCTTGCCTCCTGGGCTTGCGCTTCGTTCATTGCCGCTTCGGCGGCTTTTTTCTGTTCTTCAGCTTCCTTGGACTTGCTTACCGCCTCGGCCATCTTTTCCCGGAGTTTGCCCACCATGGAAGCGATGGAATCCTTCAATACGAGCAACTCAGCCGTGAAGGTCCCCTTGGGCTGTGCTTCCAAATCGCCCTTGGCCACTGAACCCGCAAAATCTTGAATATTGGTGAGGGGGCGGAGGATCCCATTACTGATGACCCACCAAGCTGCCAAGAGAAGGACGCAAAGGACACCGGCAATGGTGACGCTCGCCCAAATGGCTGCGTTGAAGGTCTCCTTCTTTGCCGCGTCCAAAGAAGAAATAATCTCGAATGCTCCATGCACTTCGCCGACCTTCCAGCCCTCCTTTGTGCCGCCCAAAGGATCCTTCTCTCCCTTCGGGTCGCCGTGGCAGTAGAGGCATTCCTTGGTCAGCCGGATGGCCCGGAAATAGCGGATTTGATCAGACTCACGGATGACCATTTCCTCGAGGTTCTTCGCTTCCAGTTCCTTTAATACCTTCCTTTCCAACTCAGTGGGCTCGTTCTTGGGGTTGCGAGGAAATTCCTTGGGCACCCTGAACTGGTATCCCAGTTTTGTCGCGTTGGACTGGGCCATGTTGATGGCCGTGATAACTGGAACGGCCTCGATAAGGTTGGCCTTGGGAATTTGATCGAAGGGGCGGATGACCCCGAGCTCAAGCTTTTTTGACATCTCGTTGCGGGCGGCTTCCGCCAAGACGCATATGGACCGCGCTTCGTGAATCTCGCCATCCACCACGGCGGAAGAAATGTAGCTGACTTCCTGGAAAAACATGACAACGGCAAGCACAACCGGGCCGGCTATGGCGATGAGAAAGATTTTCCACTTGATGCTCATGGGCGGGCTCCACGGGTTCGATGAGGTTTGTGAAGAACATCAAGTCGGCCATTTGCTATTGTTATACTTTCTGCTGCGTTTCCTTTTTAAGGTCAAGTCCTGATAGCGAATAATGCTTGGACAGCTGCTCGAGCGGATTCGGCCCAGGAGAACGCTTTGGCGCGTGCAAGACCCTTCGTACGCATGGCGCCTCTGAGGGAGGCGTCGCTGGCCACTCTCTCCATGGCCCGAGCCATCTCCTCTGGATTTGTGGGGTCTTTGAGGTAGAGACAGGCCTCTCCTCCCACTTCTGGAAGGCTGGCCGCATCGGCCGTGATCACCGGGCACCCGCAGGACATGGCCTCAAGCACTGGCAAGCCGAATCCTTCATACAGACTGGGATAGATGAGAGCCAGCGCGTCCGAGTACAGCCCGGCCAAATGCTCCTCAGGCACGTAGCCAAGCTCGATCACTCGCCCAGCTGAGGTCTCTTCCCGGGACCAGCCGCTCCATCCGGCCAGGACCAGGGGGATGTCCAAAGAGCTTTGGGCCAAGGCCTTTGGGATGACCTGCGGGTTCTTGCGGGGATCGTTGGTCCCCAGGAAGAGGAAGTACGGCTCCCCCGGAGCGAGCCCCGGAATGTGGCTGGTGCCTGGACAGGGAGTGAACTGCCCGGGCTCGATGGCATTGTATGTCAAATCCACCAGGGAGGGAGCTATGCCCAAGACGTCCGACATTTCACGGCGCGTGAACTCTGATACGGCGAAGAACCGCGAAACCTGCTTCAGTCGGCGCTGAAAAAAAAGATTGAAATAGAGTACGCGTTCTTTGGGGTGGTGTTGGGGATAACGGATAAGGGAGAGGTCGTGCACCGTGAACACGGTTTTGACGTTCTTTGGAGCTTTGAAAGGGAAAAAAGCAGCTTCGTGATAAACATCAAATCCTTTGGCTGCTTGGTAGAATGTCCATTCACGCTGGGCATGCACGGCCAG encodes the following:
- a CDS encoding antibiotic biosynthesis monooxygenase; the protein is MIAREWRCHCPIRHRIGFLEHLDATGVSECRSLPGFLGYQILERDLGPELEITLVTYWRSVEDIVAFAGQDITRARLYPDDAHFEITPDQEVRHYSVLAQETPES
- a CDS encoding DUF3365 domain-containing protein is translated as MSIKWKIFLIAIAGPVVLAVVMFFQEVSYISSAVVDGEIHEARSICVLAEAARNEMSKKLELGVIRPFDQIPKANLIEAVPVITAINMAQSNATKLGYQFRVPKEFPRNPKNEPTELERKVLKELEAKNLEEMVIRESDQIRYFRAIRLTKECLYCHGDPKGEKDPLGGTKEGWKVGEVHGAFEIISSLDAAKKETFNAAIWASVTIAGVLCVLLLAAWWVISNGILRPLTNIQDFAGSVAKGDLEAQPKGTFTAELLVLKDSIASMVGKLREKMAEAVSKSKEAEEQKKAAEAAMNEAQAQEARVSGLLTKMSHVAGDSAEIARQVALASEALSAQVEEVNRGAEIQNQRTEETATSMEEMNATVLEVAKNSSNAAESAEAARREAQKGSDIVAQSVAAIKQVYEQAHQLKAQMTALGKQADDINRILDVISDIADQTNLLALNAAIEAARAGEAGRGFAVVADEVRKLAEKTMNATKEVGEVIGSIQTGARENIKSVEAASTSIDQATELANQSGEALTHIVELVVNTSDQVRSIATAAEEQSAASEEINRAVDDIRRVTSETSDGMNHSAKAVSDLAVLAQQLQKLIDEMNKS
- a CDS encoding glycosyltransferase family 4 protein; the encoded protein is MPRKLKLIVNAVPLTGVNTGIGRYLRCLYTHVEDSFGSELEIGYFDGARVQDKMPLPAASVAGRSRLTKILWKLPPLAGLAARLAVHAQREWTFYQAAKGFDVYHEAAFFPFKAPKNVKTVFTVHDLSLIRYPQHHPKERVLYFNLFFQRRLKQVSRFFAVSEFTRREMSDVLGIAPSLVDLTYNAIEPGQFTPCPGTSHIPGLAPGEPYFLFLGTNDPRKNPQVIPKALAQSSLDIPLVLAGWSGWSREETSAGRVIELGYVPEEHLAGLYSDALALIYPSLYEGFGLPVLEAMSCGCPVITADAASLPEVGGEACLYLKDPTNPEEMARAMERVASDASLRGAMRTKGLARAKAFSWAESARAAVQALFAIRT
- a CDS encoding UbiA family prenyltransferase, with translation MNWKKPPAAKGTGSLWNPQWVKERALAYAGFVKIEHSVFALPFAFVGLFLAKRGWPGFGPFLLLTVAMVAVRSYAMGVNRLLDYRYDRVNPRTKGRELVTGEVSITEGWTFVATCAAVFVLACWGMNSLCLALSPVVLVWAGFYSLTKRFTWMCHLALGSVLGLAPVAGWLCVTPEFSLATVLFGLGVTCWVAGFDVFYASQDASFDRSQGLYSMPVRFGVGGALSLAGMLHGGAVLLFALAGWAAALGWGYFGFLMLTGGLLVIEHKLISENDLSRINVAFFTLNGVVAATLFLGVLLDLFWLK